The following coding sequences are from one Pseudomonas mendocina window:
- a CDS encoding sugar phosphate isomerase/epimerase, translating into MSERILSLAALTVLEVSPPEMVEVAARAGYSHVGLRLVPATAEEHHFPLMADAGLRAQTLKRLSDTGIKVADIEILRLKPETRVSDFAAIFEVGAEFGATDVLIAGNDPDEARLTENFAAVCDLAAPFGLFPHLEFMPWTDARDLTQAKRIVEAANRPNGCILVDAFHFDRSGSSLAELAQIPAERMRYAQLCDVNGPRPDDMDEILRQARNERRFPGDGDSDLLGLLRTLPPTIALSLEIPTRQLLEQGVSALDRAQMAMDKTLRLLGQV; encoded by the coding sequence ATGAGCGAACGTATTCTGTCCCTGGCTGCCCTGACCGTACTCGAAGTGTCGCCGCCGGAAATGGTCGAGGTGGCCGCACGCGCCGGTTACAGTCACGTGGGGCTGCGCCTGGTGCCGGCTACGGCCGAGGAACATCACTTCCCGCTGATGGCCGATGCCGGCCTGCGCGCACAGACCCTCAAGCGTCTGAGCGATACCGGGATCAAGGTGGCGGATATCGAGATCCTGCGTTTGAAGCCGGAAACCCGGGTCAGCGATTTCGCGGCCATTTTCGAGGTGGGCGCCGAGTTCGGCGCGACTGACGTACTGATCGCCGGTAATGACCCGGATGAAGCGCGTCTGACCGAGAACTTCGCAGCAGTCTGCGATCTGGCTGCGCCGTTCGGTCTGTTTCCGCATCTGGAGTTCATGCCTTGGACCGATGCGCGTGATCTGACCCAGGCCAAGCGCATCGTCGAGGCGGCCAATCGCCCCAATGGCTGCATTCTGGTCGATGCCTTCCACTTCGACCGCTCCGGATCGAGCCTGGCAGAGCTGGCACAGATACCGGCAGAACGCATGCGCTACGCGCAATTGTGTGACGTCAATGGCCCGCGCCCGGACGACATGGACGAGATCCTGCGCCAGGCGCGCAATGAGCGGCGCTTCCCTGGCGATGGCGACAGCGACCTGCTCGGGCTGCTGCGCACCTTGCCGCCGACCATTGCCCTGAGCCTGGAGATTCCGACCCGGCAGTTGCTCGAGCAGGGTGTCAGTGCGCTGGATCGTGCGCAGATGGCCATGGACAAGACGCTGCGGTTGCTGGGACAGGTATAG
- a CDS encoding DMT family transporter gives MSSTPLSGVNHPLKGIGLMVLATFLFASHDAISKYLSGFYPIILIVWVRYVVHTLLMASIFLPQSGLRVLRTKRPGLQVLRALCLLSVSLLFTTGLMFMPLAEATSVIFLAPLLVTALSVPLLGEKVSVGQWIAVIVGFIGVMIIVHPGGDLFTPAVLLPLSAAFCFSLYQILTRRLSTVDSATTSNFFAGLVNTLVMSLLVPFFWQVPSLTHGLMMLALGGCGMAAHLLLTHSFRYAAPAMLAPFGYVQIVFAGLLGLLVFGHMPDAVALVGIAIICLSGLAAVWTQRKG, from the coding sequence ATGAGCTCCACACCGCTATCCGGCGTCAATCATCCGCTCAAGGGCATTGGTTTGATGGTGCTGGCGACCTTCCTGTTCGCCAGCCATGACGCGATTTCCAAGTACCTGTCCGGCTTCTACCCGATCATCCTGATCGTCTGGGTACGCTACGTCGTGCACACCCTGCTCATGGCGAGCATCTTCCTGCCGCAATCCGGCTTGCGCGTGCTGCGTACCAAGCGGCCTGGTCTGCAGGTGCTGAGGGCATTGTGTCTGCTTTCCGTCAGCCTGCTGTTCACCACGGGCCTGATGTTCATGCCGTTGGCCGAAGCGACGTCGGTGATCTTCCTGGCTCCCTTGCTGGTGACTGCCCTGTCTGTGCCGCTGCTGGGCGAGAAGGTCAGTGTGGGGCAGTGGATTGCGGTGATCGTCGGCTTCATCGGGGTGATGATCATCGTTCACCCCGGTGGCGACCTGTTCACTCCGGCGGTGTTGTTGCCGCTGAGCGCTGCGTTCTGCTTCAGCCTCTATCAGATACTGACCCGGCGCCTGAGCACTGTGGACAGCGCCACCACCAGCAACTTTTTCGCAGGCCTGGTCAACACCCTGGTGATGAGCCTGCTGGTGCCGTTCTTCTGGCAGGTGCCGAGCCTGACGCATGGCCTGATGATGCTGGCCCTGGGCGGTTGCGGGATGGCAGCGCATCTGTTGCTGACCCATTCCTTCCGCTACGCGGCGCCGGCGATGCTGGCTCCGTTCGGCTATGTACAGATCGTGTTCGCTGGTCTGCTTGGCCTACTGGTGTTCGGTCACATGCCTGATGCCGTTGCGCTGGTCGGTATCGCGATCATATGCCTCAGCGGTTTGGCGGCAGTCTGGACGCAGCGCAAGGGCTGA
- a CDS encoding MFS transporter has translation MANSSSSQAKKATASGWVGSALEYYDFFIYAQAAALIFPQIFFPNTDPKMAIVASLATYGVGYLARPVGAFVLGHWGDTRGRKNVLLLCMFLMGISTMAVGLLPTYHDIGLLAPALLVVLRLIQGFAVAGEISGASSMILEHAPFGRRGFYASFTLQGVQAGQVLAAAVFLPLAYFMPSEAFNDWGWRIPFLLSAFVLLAGFIIRREVHETPAFVNEESKQKIAKSPIAEAFTNSWKNMFLVMVMALMNTIPVVATIFGAAYAVQPAYGIGFDKSVYLWIPVVGNIVAVLVIPFVGNLSDKIGRRPTMITGALGSGLLAFGYLYAISIANVPLAFVMSLLMWGVVYQGYNAVFPSFYPELFQTRYRVSAMAIAQNIGTMLTAMLPALFALMAPPGSDNIPMVIGSMAFGITCLCAIAAYIAPETYRVPMADLGKPDAKLMDKAKYNAERLKGMSEAAH, from the coding sequence ATGGCCAACTCATCGTCATCACAAGCCAAGAAAGCGACCGCCAGTGGCTGGGTCGGTTCCGCTCTCGAGTACTACGATTTCTTCATCTACGCCCAGGCGGCGGCGCTGATCTTCCCGCAGATATTCTTCCCCAACACCGATCCGAAAATGGCCATCGTCGCCTCATTGGCCACCTACGGCGTCGGCTACCTGGCCCGCCCGGTAGGCGCTTTCGTGCTCGGTCACTGGGGTGACACCCGCGGCCGCAAGAACGTGCTGCTGCTGTGCATGTTCCTGATGGGTATTTCGACCATGGCCGTTGGCCTGCTGCCGACCTATCACGACATCGGCCTGCTGGCACCCGCACTGCTGGTGGTACTGCGCCTGATTCAGGGCTTCGCGGTTGCCGGGGAAATCTCCGGTGCCAGTTCGATGATTCTCGAACATGCCCCCTTCGGACGACGAGGTTTCTACGCCAGCTTTACCCTGCAGGGCGTTCAGGCTGGTCAGGTTCTCGCTGCTGCAGTGTTCCTGCCGCTGGCCTACTTCATGCCGAGCGAGGCCTTCAACGACTGGGGCTGGCGTATTCCGTTCCTGCTCAGCGCCTTCGTATTGCTGGCTGGCTTCATCATTCGTCGCGAAGTCCACGAGACCCCTGCCTTCGTCAACGAAGAGAGCAAGCAGAAGATCGCCAAGTCGCCGATCGCCGAAGCCTTCACCAACAGCTGGAAGAACATGTTCCTGGTCATGGTGATGGCGCTGATGAACACCATCCCGGTCGTCGCCACCATCTTCGGCGCCGCCTACGCCGTACAACCGGCTTACGGAATCGGTTTCGACAAGAGCGTGTACCTGTGGATTCCGGTGGTCGGCAACATTGTCGCAGTGCTGGTGATCCCCTTCGTCGGCAACCTGTCGGACAAGATCGGTCGTCGCCCGACCATGATCACCGGCGCCCTGGGTTCCGGGCTGCTGGCCTTCGGCTACCTGTATGCGATCAGCATCGCCAACGTGCCATTGGCCTTCGTCATGTCGCTGCTGATGTGGGGCGTGGTCTACCAGGGTTATAACGCGGTGTTCCCAAGCTTCTACCCGGAGCTGTTCCAGACCCGCTACCGCGTATCAGCGATGGCCATCGCGCAGAACATCGGCACCATGCTCACCGCCATGCTGCCAGCACTGTTCGCCCTGATGGCACCACCCGGCTCGGACAACATCCCAATGGTGATCGGCAGCATGGCTTTCGGCATCACCTGCCTGTGCGCCATCGCTGCCTATATCGCCCCGGAAACCTATCGGGTGCCGATGGCCGATCTCGGCAAACCAGACGCCAAGCTGATGGACAAGGCCAAATACAATGCAGAGCGCCTGAAAGGAATGAGCGAAGCGGCTCACTAA